The Nicotiana tabacum cultivar K326 chromosome 5, ASM71507v2, whole genome shotgun sequence sequence tgaatgatcacttgtaaatctgactattttttaatttctcccgaCTTAGAGCTATTAACAAAGACTTAATTTATTTtgggggatttgcatctatacccgctttttgggtcacgttttaacttgtgtccgctttgcaaaaaaagttgcaagcgtacccactttttcgcataacttcagcatacagagctgaagtagcaaaggctatcacgcaaaacttcagcattctagtagacgacCCTGAAGTtgcaagtgtgctgaagtttttgtttgtaattgttgaacttaagcatagtagctgaatttttgttctctatttgctgaagtttttgtttgtaattgttgaacttaagcatagtagctgaagttttattctctatttgctgaagtttttgtttgtaattgcactaaataagctgaagcttttttgtcctggattcattagttttgtcattaagcttttttcaaaaacttcagcagaaaatgctgaagttatttagttcatttataaaaacttcagcactaaataagctgaagttttttttgtcctggataagctttttcaaaaatttcagcagaagatgctgaagttatttagttcatttgtaaaaactccAGCAttaaaagctgaagtttttttgtcatggattcattagttttgtcataaagctttttcaaaaacttcagcagaagatgctgaagttatttagttcatttgtaaaaacttcagcactatataagctgaaatttttgaaaaagcttttaacatactagataaataatcagattgccaacaatatctaaatcataaattttggaaacaataaacgtgaaaagaacaaaattatcattgtctactaacttacgtacgcgaaaatattcacaaattattgtctactaacttacgtaattatttataatttgtttttaaataatctgataaacatatttatggcaatcatcccatgaactgaagtttcatagcagcaccaacaatagcagaagaaagaagaagaagaagaagaagaagaagaaaacgaaggaggagaaggagaaagAAGGctaaagttatttaaaaagtgtgtacaaattaaaacttttaaaaaaaataggtataTCCGTATAGGCCATGGCTGAATACTTTAGATTTACATACCAGACTGCCCCTGCTGTCtcggtagcatttttggggcatgttgtattcaaagatggaattatggtagatcctaagaaCACTGAAGTTGTGCATAAATGGGATAGTAAATACGAGATAATCACGTTCAATATCATAAGATAATCAGAGCAAAGCTAAAAATACAGTAATAACAAGTGAAAGAGGTTACTTCCCGGCATCACCAATGTAAATTTCAGTTTACACAGTAAACGTTCTGTCACCATCCTTGATAGAGTAAGATTTTTTTGTTTCAAGAAAATATACCATCAATTTGAGTTCTTTCTTTTCTCGGTCACTTTCACCACTGGTCGCCAGCAAATTTTGAGACAGCACAGTGCAATAATAAACCCATAAGTATGCACCAACTGGTAAAGCTGGTTTAATAGTAACACTACATGAGCACTCAACTAGTAAATACCTTTGTACATAAAAAAATGGGTCAATCACAGGTCCACAACCATTCTTACCGTGGAAATATTCACTTCACAAAATTCGGGTCCCTAAATATCTCAATAGTTCACAGGATGCGTTCAAAGGATCACAAAGATTAACCCCCACAAAAACCAGAGACTTGACTGTACACAGAGATTCAGGTCTGATCAAGGCAAATACTTTTTCAAGTACTCTACTGTTCACAATACATCCTCTCACAATAATGAAAAATTTCTGAACAGCCGTATTTAAACCATTGATCACACTCAGTATCGGAAGTTGCCTCTCAGCTCAAGGTCCGGAGAAGTGATTGCTTCATTTCTGGCACCTGATGCAAGTTAGTTGTAATATAGGTGATTGCAACATCACAAATCAGTTCCGTGAAAATGATGGTAGTGGCATGGCCTCCTGCGGACGAAGGATTACAAGGACACCAAACATCCCCAGCATAGGGAGTACGAGAAGCCATTTCAATAACTTATAATAATACATATGGAACGTTAGAGAGAAATCATCAGAGAAATATAGCCCATTCTTGTCAACCATCTCCAACAATACAGTCCCAGCAGTCCTCACACTAACAGTTGGGAGCATAATACGATGTTTTCCAGGACGGTTGAATATCTTATTTTGCTTGACAGTTCGTTCCCCTTGGTAATTACCAGGAACTAACAAGCTCACCTGTCACAATGAAGAATTAAGAAATAACTGATGAGATTTTAATAGTATACGAGATAGACCAAGTAAGTGAAAGCTTTTTACCGTGACATTATAAGGAGCTTGGGACCCATATGGGTATCTGTATTTATCAACAATTTCTATTTCAACCCAGAAGCTCTTGCCTTCTTCATCACGGAAAGCTCTTGAAGATGGAGTTGCATAGATCCCCTCACGATCATTACGGTAAGCAGCATTGTTTCTCCCTTGGTTAGGAGATCTCCAAGCCTGGCGTACATAACGTGTTAATAAGCAGAGAACACGAATACTTAAGCAAAAACAGACAGAATTTCTCACTTACTTTGAGGGGATGATGTGGAGCAGGCGTGGAGAAACAGAAGACATTACCATTCATGGTTGTTACAATAAGATCAAGGTCATCTCCGCCATCAACGTTGTCAGCCAAGACCATGCTGTATCTGCGATGAACAGAAAACATATTAGCTGCTCAAAGATAAGTTTATACTTAAAattacaaacaaacaaaacaaaaataagaaaaaaagagaatgtaTGGGTATGTCTTACGAAGTTTCACCAATATCTACAACATCAGCACATGATGTTGGTCCGTCTATGAGATACAAATAACCATCAAATGACGTCGTGACAATGGTAAGCCCTTTTTTCTTCTCCCCACGTTTGCTCAAATCAACAAGAACAACTCGATTCATCACTCTACCATGAGTCCTATAAGGATATGGACGTACAAATGAACCATCCTTGCCACTCAGAACATATATATTCCCTGAAAGTGTTGGGAAAACAACATCTGTATGGCCATCTCCATCCACATCACCAATGGTAGGACCCTGAGGAACTAGGCTCTTGAGATGCTTTTCCCAAATTTCTGTGCCCTGTGCAGTCCAAGCAGCAACATTTCCATGTGAATCTGTGGTAACTAGTTCAATCTTGCCATCATCATTGATATCAGCTGCAACTACTGCTCCTTGGATTTCAGCCATTTCGAGAGGAAACTTATCCCTCACTTTGCCTGATGTAGAAGGTCTTTAGTCTCCAAATGGTACAACGATAAGAACAATAATATCAACCAGAACAGGCTAAAGATTTGAGAGGatgacaaaaaaaaaagcaattaaGAGGATAACACTTCATAATCTGACTTGCCACTTAGCGCGGCACGTCTATGGCCGTCCAAGAGGAGAGGTCAACAGAATGCCGATTGCACAATTAACTATTATTTGGTGTATATTTGACTATGCGAGACCCCAAACCTTATTTGGTCTATCAATGACTATGAGTGACTCCAAATCTCATAGGCTTAATCAAAGAGGAAATATAGCAGGCAGTTACATTCTAAGATGACACAAAGCATTACAATTACCATGACAGGACAGGCTATTAAACCAACATGTCTCTAGTGATGGGAAAGTAATTCCAGATCACATAGGAAAGAACAGTTATAATTTCTTCTGAATTATTTAGTATTAAAATGAAATGGACAAAATAAAGGATTCATAGGATTAGGGGTGTCAAATTTAGCCCAGGAAAGTATTACCCGCCAACCGCCCAAACTTGGACGCTTTGGGTTGTGAATATGTTCATTAGCTGGCCTATGCCCAAATTAGCCCATCTAAAAGCTTGGGCCATTTTTGGGCTGCATTTGTAGTCGAAATTGACCCATAAGAGCACTTATAAAAGCATAGAAAATAAGTTTTAGTCTAGCTTATTTGAAATAGACATGATATACaaggaaaaacttttattagGTTGATTTCgtacttaattaaattataaaataacaaACAAATGAGAAAAGCTTTTGAGTTGGACAAGTTGGTTATAACCCATTATTTAGCTCAAACTAACCCGCTCATTTTCACCCAAGCAAACATTTGGGTTGCTTATAGCCCAACCGATttattgcttcaacccattttaaCCTGGCTGCATTTAGTCCAACCCCGCCTATTTGACACCCCTAGTGCCTACATAGGATTCATATAGCTGAAGCCAAATAATTTCAGGATTGAGGTagagttgattgattgattgaccGACTTACGCCAGACATCAGCAACATGATTAAAAATTAAGTAACAAGGAAGAAAAGACCTCAACAGAGGATTACCGTTGTGATCCAACACATAAAACAAGCCATAAGAGGTCCCAACTAGAATGTCCAATTTTCCATCACCATCCAAATCAATCACGGTAGGAGAAGAGTATATATAGCCACGGAAGTTCCCATTGTCAGTACTTAGGTCCAGCTGTGCAGTCCATTTAACTTGCTTGGTTTCTAGATTAAAAACAACAATACCACCAGCGACATATTTTTCTATGTCAATGTCTCCAAGTTCCTTCAAATGCTCCTGATTGTTGTAGTACCTGTAAATTTATGatcaatcattttttttttgtgggtGCACAATTGACTTCCGAAAGTTTAATGAGCTGTCTAATACTAAAAGAGACCTTAAGTGGAGGAAAGTAAAGGAGATCTACTTGATAAAGAAAAAAGGAGGAGATTTTAGtcatttaaatatatatatatatatatatatatatatatatatatgctcataCAGTAATGCACATCAAGAAGTTCAAAGCTAAGCTCCTATAAAAAAGATAGACCTCAGATAAATAGCATTTAATTAAAAGATCTTGACTCGAACAATTGCAACTCCTATATTTGTTTGGCAGTTGTGTTATGAGAACTGAAATGTATAATACAAGCTATCAATATAACCAAGCTGAAGTTTTAGCTCAACACCACATACCCAAGTAAACATCCTTTTCTGGAAGGAGTAGTCATTATCCAATCAACAAGAAGCTCACTTCAAGATTACACAATGCAGTCTAATTTCCATTTAATAGCAGCAACAAATGTCCaaaggggaggggggggggggacaagCAAAGGAGCCGCTCCCAAGCCACCTATCATTGAAACTGGCctggatgatctttggagaaaggtgcaagcaagagagtattctgtggttgatcatctgaacaaaatcAAGAAATCAGCCGAGATTTCGGTCAGAAACCGAGAAACAAGAAAACAATGTAAAACCAAAATAGCACCATAGTGAAAAAACTTACTCATGGTCAAAGAAGTAGGATACTGCAACAATCATCTCTGACACCCCGTCACTGTCAATGTCAGCAATGACCTGATAGAAGCAACCACATCCACTAAAATTTGTTACCTGACATTTAACGACAATGAAGTATCAAACCAAATAAGCTGTTTTGTCCGAGAGACTTACAGGAGTACATAAAACATGAGCATCAATATGAACATAATTCTCCAATTTTTCGTGTTCTGCTTCATCAAAATCTTCACCTCtccattcttcttcatcatcatcaaggTAATCATCATAGTCATAATCATAATCATCAGGCAGCTCCTCATTATCTCGGAATAACTCAAAAGATGAATCAGCATCCGCTTCCAGACCTTCTTCATTTTCCACAGTTGCAGCTCTAACATCTTCGGATCTGGAACCACTTTCCTCTGATCTTCTCAAGACATCATCTTCAAGAAGCCTTCTCCCCTTACTTGTTCCATTCTCCAAATTGCTAAGTTTCTCATTATCAGAACTCAGAGTAATATTGCTCAAGTTAGTGATTTTAACTTCTGCATCAGCTAGACTATCATTCTTCCCCTTTTGGTCCTCTAAATTAGATGAATTTGATGTGTTAGGTGAAACTTCTGATGGCAAAGATATTGAAGCATTAGATGATGCATCATGGTTGGCTTCTTTTTGAATAGAATGGATTTCCGTGTTAACTTCTGATGCAGTAGACTTTGAATGATTGCCTCCATGAGTAGATGCATTGTGACCTAAAAGAATTCGAATTAAAGATATGATTTAAGATAAAATGCAATTGATGAAGGTCAATATGTAGCATCCACTTCTAAAGGAAACAGGTTATCCTGAGAGCATAACATCAccaaataagcaaaaacaaataaGAGTATCCCTCTTGACATGTTGATAATTATTTAGGGAAAATAGTCTTTCCCCGGTGGCAAGACAAATCTATGTAGATGCGAAAGGGCTGGAATCCCATTGAGAAACAGTTGAATACTGGAAAACAAGAACCGAGGGGGTAGAACTGGTAAATAGGTGAAAAAAGTTAAGAGCTGCAACATAGGATTAAGTGCACCAGTGCTGAGAAAAATATAGCCAAAGGTACCAAATAACAACAGAAATATTTGAGAAATAGGCCCTACAGGATAACAGGTAAATTAATTAAGCATTGTAAAATCAGGAATATATCGCAGCAATCTATTCTGGACCTTACTAACAAGAGAATAACTTATAAAACATAAGGAAAAGTTTCCACCTCATGGCTCTGTAGATATATAAAAACTGTCACATCACATTTAAAAAATTGCCTATTCTGAGCTAGCTTGGTAGCATATAACATAAACAAGCAGGAATTACTAAGAGGAAACAAGGTGACTGAAAAGCAAATGTAAAAGGAAATTCTCACGGGCAATAGAGTCCTTGACAGCCTCCTGTATGAGTTGGTCATCATGGACGTCTGGATGAGAACGGTCTACTGGGTCCAGATTCAAACCCACATGCCAATCTTTTTTAACTCTCAGCCGAGGAATCTCCAATTTATCCGACATCAAGTATCCTGAGACCCTATGTAAATCTAACAAGGTCATGCTAAATGCAGAAAATGCCTCAACTTCAGGAGAACAGTTAGAAAATATGCTATATCCATACCTGAAAAAGAGCACCTCACCATTATAAGTGGCCAAACCTATCTCCCTCACCCCATCCTTGTCAATGTCGTACAGAAAAGGAGTGGAATGAACAGTTGATTGATGGAAAGCTGGCCATCCTGATGatttaaaattatcaaattactaGAATGTCATATGATTTAGATATAACCTGCTTCAAACCTCATTATTATTCATGTAGATCATCTCTTCATATCAAAAATGAGTTTTTCACAGTGTATAAATTTACATCTTAGCGTTCAACTTATATATCAGCATGATGCGAGGTTTCTGTAGCCAATCAAATAAGTTTGCATTTATTCTTATAACCACTTTTCCACAAATCATACCTGGAACTTTATCTCCATCAGAACCTTCCAGAACTTCCAAGTAATGAACAAAAGAGGGAACTACCACCTCAAGCTTTCCATCACTgtgataaaaatccagaaacatcTCCAAAATGAATAAATCTacgaaaaataaaacaataaatgACACTACTCAACTTCAAAAATGAGCAACTTCATGCAATTTCGTTGAATCTCAAGCATAACTAGGATTAATATAGGCGAAATACATAAACAACCCCTTTAAGTTGTCCTCAACGACCAACTGAACACCTCAAAAATGCTAATGATCAAATAGACACTTTTTGCTAAGCAGAAACGCGTCTCTTAAACCCCTTATACTGATATGGCAAAATTTGTGTGTTACACTCAGAGTGGAACGCGTGAAACTCTTTAAAATTACATTTATCCATTTTTTTTCCGAAAATTAATGTGGACCCCACCTCCTTCTTCTCCAATTTTTTCCTCCACCATTCGATGAGCACCAAACCTTTCTCTCCACCTTCCCCTTTCATGCCATAAAGCCACCAGGTATCGCCGCCGACAGGCTTATCACTCGAACCATTTTCGGAGTTATACAGGGAAGGcacttttataattttttcttttctgtgttcCATAGAAAcccataaagaaaaaaatatatccTGGACAGAATTTCTATCACTATCACAACCTTTGTCCACTACtaaacaaatccaaaaatatcaaatctgAAAGCTAATTCCACTGCCATGTCCATAGCCTCAATTCAATTATACATCTTTATTACATACACCAATTCATTGTAATACATTCCTCTCACCAGTTTCTATTAGACCAAACACCAATCACTCACAGAACACACACCAATGACCTTTCCTCCATATCATCTCCAGCATTATACTATTAAAGAATCACCATCACCTCCTTTATCTCTCTTTACCCCAAATTTGAAAAAAATCTACTAAAACCTTCCAATTTCACCACAATAGAATTTGGTAATTGATTCTTCGCTGATGAAAATCTTCACTTAGTTGGGTTAGTCACCATGGGTAGGGAAAGTTAATAcataatcttttttttaaaacaaatacacGTGTCATTTAATGATTTGTCCATTTGACATGTCATCTGCAATTGTAACACACGCATCATGTTTGTTGGTCTTTGGTGTTTAGTTGATCTACTTTATTAAATGCTTGAAATGTCTAGATGAAAATAGGCTCAGTTGAGGTGTTCAGTTGGCCGTTGAGGACAACTTAAAGGGGTTGTTTATGTATTTCGCCATTAATATAGCTTTTTCCCTGTGATTATTGGGCAAGGTCTTGAACACATAGGCATTTACCTTTTCACAGCCACCCATTTTCATCAACTAGTACACATGTTATCTATTTGGTTAGTCATAAAGAAATAACTCCTTCCATATCATtcatcttattttttttttttttactattacACTCTTGATAATATTTCATCGAAGTACCATTATAGAAACAAGTAGTCTGAGACAGTAAACTACTCACAACATTCATCCTAAGCCACTCATCACACACACGGGCAGTGTAAAAGCAAACACATTACCATTTACCAACAAAAAGAAAGAAGCTTTTATCGCGTTACCTGTTAATATCAGCAATCAAGGGCGACGCATATACACTAGAACTAACTTCTGTCTGCCATCTTAGCTCCAAATGCTGAGGGCATTGTGTATTCAACAATTCATCCTCATCTCTGCCAGCAACAAGCACCAAAAGCAATATTAAAATCTTTTCAGTTTTTATCAATAGTGTATCAGCTGTTGAAATTCAAAGAAATATGTTTCAATGGTATTTTCTCTGTCCCATTTTTTTTATAACTACAGTATCCCGGCCAGCTTGCACGCACCTCGACTATTTCCACGAGGTACCGGCTACCTCCCATTAGCACATGTACCACAGAACATGGAATTTCAACCCACTTCGTTGACTTTTAGGCTACACGCTTGGGTGCTTCTTTTTAAATAACCGTGGTGTAAGAACTAGCTTGTGCgcagtggcggaggcaggattACCACCAATGGGgttcaaaaaaaggaaaaaattcaaaAGGTCGTGGCTGGTGGGGATAGAACCGAGGACCTTACAAAGGTTTTGAAAATCCCCTCGACCACTAACCTATGCTTTTGGGTTgtgtcaaggggattcaaaacataatatatagaggtaaaaaatagGTTTTGCCTTACATATACAATGTAATATTTCGGCGAAGGGGGTCGGGTGAACACCCTTCCGCCACCCTAAATCCGCCCCTACTTGTGCACACCTCTCCTCCGTCGTCCAATTTTATTAGGAAGTTTGACTAGAGAAGGAGTTTAACATGCTAATTTAACTTATATACTCCCTCCATCTCAATCTCAATTTATATGGCCGGcacaaagtttaaaatattacTTCTGACTTAAAAGTATAATAAATTAGTGGTAACATAACAAAGTATAAAGAGGTTCATGCAAAGTCAAAATCAATTAAACAGCTGGAAATGGAAACATACAAATTGGGGTAAGCGAGGGAATCATCAGTGGCTTCTCGTTCTCGAAATTTGTTCTTTTTCGTGTCCTCGCTTTGCAGAAAACGGAAATTCGAAGACAATAGCAGAAAACAGAGTACAAAAACCCTAGTTTTCATTGAGATCATTTTATTTCACCTGTGAGGTTTGGTAAGCTAAAGACATTTCATTTTGCAGAACAGGTGAAGTCTCGCGAAATTTGATACAGCAAGTCTTTGCTATTCCGTTAAGCAAGATTACCCCTTAATTTTaagcatttttactgtttttgaACACATTACGGTAATAATAGTACCCCTTTTCCGTCAaagctttaaaaatatatttttaccccTTATATATTTTATACACTagtaaatttgaaaaatatgcatAATTCATTAAAAGACCATTATGACTAATTTAGATATTATCCCTTTTTATGAGAGCAAAAACACTTATATAGTATATTACTATTGGGTTAATTCtataattttggtttattttgagCAGATACTTGTATGTAGTATATGAAATTTATTTAAGTGTCATCTAATTGATAAAGATCTAAATAGTACTAAACTATATAATACTCTAATTAAAATGAAAAACTACATAAATTTCATCTTAAAGCTACCAATTATACGAAGAAAAAGATATAAACTAAAGTTAGTTGTGCATGTTGAGAGATAATATTGTACATAACTGAAGTAAAGATGTCTTTTGATAAGCAACAAATAAATCATTATGACGACAACCTCCTCTTGCCCTTGTAGCATAAAGTCTGGAACTTTTCTGTTGTACTCTTGTTCTTGTATATACtatgattttgaaataaataaaatcaaaatagtcACAAATGTCTTTgttaaagaaaaaaggaagaccCAAAAATATTTGtaaagaggaagaaaaggaaaaaagatagAATATCATAATGTatcttaaattttgaattaaataTTTGGGAGTTATGAAAAGCATATGAGTTATGGATATTATTAAGAGTGGAAGTTAAAGAGATTTGAGTTACGAAAATaaagattttaaaacaaataaaggacaaaagataaatataaattgtcataaatttacatattaaatattTGGGGGTCGTGGATATAAAAGACATGAGAGTTATTGAGATTATTAAAAGTATGGGTTATGAAGATAATGGGATGAGAGTTATGAAGatataataatgataaaaaaactcaaaaaagagaaaaaagataaataagttCCTTGGCCTAACCTCACTTTCCTATTGCCCACTCTTTAATTCTCAAGGTTACTCTTCCGACTCTCAGGATCTATTATATTCAATGtttctagaaaaggaaaaatattcaTAACCTAGCATAAATGCAAGGCTGTCAATCACATGCAATGGATCCTCATCTCCAATGATGATACACCAATCGAGATTCCATCGTAACAACCTGCATAGATTAGAATTGCCATTGTGCAGGTTATAGTATCAAATTAATGAGTGTACATTATACTGATATATAATAGAATAATAGATATATGGTGATGGCTACTGTCAAGAAAGGGAAGCCTGGTTTAAGGAAGAAAGGCATGTCTGCTGTCATTGTTAGACAACGTAAACCTTGGCGACGAAAGGATGGTGTCTTCATGTACTTGGAAAATAATGTCAGTGTTATTGTGAATCCCAAGGGAAAAATGAAAGGTTCTGCTATCATTGGTCCAATTGAGAAGGAGTGCGCTGATTTTATGGCAAAGGATTGTTGGTGCAACTAATGCAATTTTCTAAACAAGGATTCAACATGCTGATAATTTTGGAATTAGTATTAGTATTAATGTCACATATACAAACAAATGTAACgatattgtgatgcttcgggaGTTCCAGTAAGTTCATATATCAATTAAATAGCTACTTAATAccaaattttgtttaatttttggtaATATTCATTATGTCTTcctatataaaaataaatgagtACATTCTGACAGATAAAGAACATGAAAGAGAATACTAGTGTAACCGTACCGTAGCAATTGTCAACGGTGCAAATAAAAATTGTATAGGTTGTTTGATCTTTCTCGCAACATGTCCTGTATAATACTAAGAGCAATGTTGAATATTACTAAAATATAACTAAAGGAAGTAAAAAGGAATAAAAGGAGAGTAtcatgaaaatcaaaaagaaaattacGGCGATCTTCTATATCACCAATTCCTCTGGTATTTGTGATTTTTATTGTCACGGTGGAAAATTTACTGTCAGTTTTGGATCCTATTCCGACGACAGCGAGATATAAATAGGACCACGCAATGAGGTTATGTTTTTTAGCAATCCATAGAATGTGAAGGGATGCTATACTTATGtacaaaatgatatttgaaagCTTACCAATGTGTCGTTTAGTGTAACGGGTGTGATGTTTCAATTAATGGTCATTTACTGTGTCATTGTACATAACGTTTCGTAATGGACGTTTTGAGCGTTTTGCAAATTTTTGTTTAATGCTGGAAAGGAAGTAAAGTTTTTTTACGGGGAAAATGAGTGAAAAAGACCAAAAAAGGAGAATCAAGATAAATGAGAATCCTTGCATATGAGACATGCCACGTCAGCTTGCCTATTCCCTCTTTTATATAGATATACAGATTTAGACCCTTCTGGTCTGGCCCTACCCCGAACTCGCAcgtagcgggagcttagtgcaccgagctATTCTTTACATATCAAGACTCGAATCTTAGACCTCTAGTTAAGGAGTACTTACTACTTGACCATATTCCTCGTTGATAAATGACTCTTGTTTCTATTAGTTAAAGAAACCGTctaatcaaattccaaaaataaccTAGTTGACgttaattactgttattactagGAAACGTGTAAATTTTGAGTGTTTATGCCAATTCAATAAATACATAACACCTAAATATACTTTTCTCACTTGATTATGATTAGGTGATATTTATTTTTACCTCATTAACATCTCTTTTTATGTCAATTTCTCGTAAAGGTTAATGTGCAAGTTTATTACTTACTACTAAGAAGTAACATGTCGATCGAGTTAGTGGTTTCTAAATTGGGAcagatttctttttaaaaaaaatttagacACATGTTATGAATTGTTTGCTTTCTCATATTGAAAATAAAGAATCATTGGTATGCTGTCTTGACAGAGCAATTTGCAATTAATTTCGGAACACATGGAACTTGTTATTAAAGCCTTTAATATATCACTAGTAAATTTATCCGCGCTTCGCAcgatttaaatatgaataaataa is a genomic window containing:
- the LOC107811430 gene encoding protein DEFECTIVE IN EXINE FORMATION 1 isoform X1, translated to MISMKTRVFVLCFLLLSSNFRFLQSEDTKKNKFREREATDDSLAYPNLDEDELLNTQCPQHLELRWQTEVSSSVYASPLIADINSDGKLEVVVPSFVHYLEVLEGSDGDKVPGWPAFHQSTVHSTPFLYDIDKDGVREIGLATYNGEVLFFRVSGYLMSDKLEIPRLRVKKDWHVGLNLDPVDRSHPDVHDDQLIQEAVKDSIARHNASTHGGNHSKSTASEVNTEIHSIQKEANHDASSNASISLPSEVSPNTSNSSNLEDQKGKNDSLADAEVKITNLSNITLSSDNEKLSNLENGTSKGRRLLEDDVLRRSEESGSRSEDVRAATVENEEGLEADADSSFELFRDNEELPDDYDYDYDDYLDDDEEEWRGEDFDEAEHEKLENYVHIDAHVLCTPVIADIDSDGVSEMIVAVSYFFDHEYYNNQEHLKELGDIDIEKYVAGGIVVFNLETKQVKWTAQLDLSTDNGNFRGYIYSSPTVIDLDGDGKLDILVGTSYGLFYVLDHNGKVRDKFPLEMAEIQGAVVAADINDDGKIELVTTDSHGNVAAWTAQGTEIWEKHLKSLVPQGPTIGDVDGDGHTDVVFPTLSGNIYVLSGKDGSFVRPYPYRTHGRVMNRVVLVDLSKRGEKKKGLTIVTTSFDGYLYLIDGPTSCADVVDIGETSYSMVLADNVDGGDDLDLIVTTMNGNVFCFSTPAPHHPLKAWRSPNQGRNNAAYRNDREGIYATPSSRAFRDEEGKSFWVEIEIVDKYRYPYGSQAPYNVTVSLLVPGNYQGERTVKQNKIFNRPGKHRIMLPTVSVRTAGTVLLEMVDKNGLYFSDDFSLTFHMYYYKLLKWLLVLPMLGMFGVLVILRPQEAMPLPSFSRN
- the LOC107811430 gene encoding protein DEFECTIVE IN EXINE FORMATION 1 isoform X2; its protein translation is MVRCSFSDLHRVSGYLMSDKLEIPRLRVKKDWHVGLNLDPVDRSHPDVHDDQLIQEAVKDSIARHNASTHGGNHSKSTASEVNTEIHSIQKEANHDASSNASISLPSEVSPNTSNSSNLEDQKGKNDSLADAEVKITNLSNITLSSDNEKLSNLENGTSKGRRLLEDDVLRRSEESGSRSEDVRAATVENEEGLEADADSSFELFRDNEELPDDYDYDYDDYLDDDEEEWRGEDFDEAEHEKLENYVHIDAHVLCTPVIADIDSDGVSEMIVAVSYFFDHEYYNNQEHLKELGDIDIEKYVAGGIVVFNLETKQVKWTAQLDLSTDNGNFRGYIYSSPTVIDLDGDGKLDILVGTSYGLFYVLDHNGKVRDKFPLEMAEIQGAVVAADINDDGKIELVTTDSHGNVAAWTAQGTEIWEKHLKSLVPQGPTIGDVDGDGHTDVVFPTLSGNIYVLSGKDGSFVRPYPYRTHGRVMNRVVLVDLSKRGEKKKGLTIVTTSFDGYLYLIDGPTSCADVVDIGETSYSMVLADNVDGGDDLDLIVTTMNGNVFCFSTPAPHHPLKAWRSPNQGRNNAAYRNDREGIYATPSSRAFRDEEGKSFWVEIEIVDKYRYPYGSQAPYNVTVSLLVPGNYQGERTVKQNKIFNRPGKHRIMLPTVSVRTAGTVLLEMVDKNGLYFSDDFSLTFHMYYYKLLKWLLVLPMLGMFGVLVILRPQEAMPLPSFSRN